In Kineococcus rhizosphaerae, the following proteins share a genomic window:
- a CDS encoding AAA family ATPase — MSQRHTDTCTALGVALLANVPVVLWGPPGQGKSSVVRELADGLGAHLETVIASIREPSDFAGLPVIDPATGTASLAAPSWAVRLREAVEGTGRLGIQFYDEVSTAPPATQAALLRPILEGVVGDLQLPAAVRTVAAANPPDLAADGWDLAPPVANRFCHLTWELDADTVREGFTTGWPAVTVPTVEDDALREALVRSRALVGVFVGAKPELLTQLPRSAEDAGRAFPTPRSWEMAARLHAHAVAAGVNTTVTTTLLAGTVGTTAAAMFLNHLRELDLPDPEALLADPDSYVVDRRRTDQTYAVAASVWAATAARTTPERWNACGAVLAAIADAGSADIAFSHGRRWAAARPTGALPSPRVVAGLAPILRELNLLTQS, encoded by the coding sequence GTGAGCCAACGCCACACCGACACCTGCACCGCCCTCGGCGTCGCGCTCCTGGCCAACGTCCCCGTGGTCCTGTGGGGACCGCCCGGACAGGGCAAGTCCTCGGTGGTCCGCGAACTGGCCGACGGCCTCGGCGCCCACCTCGAGACCGTCATCGCCTCCATCCGCGAACCGTCCGACTTCGCCGGCCTGCCCGTCATCGACCCCGCCACCGGCACCGCCTCCCTGGCCGCCCCGTCCTGGGCCGTGCGCCTGCGCGAGGCCGTCGAGGGCACCGGCCGCCTCGGCATCCAGTTCTACGACGAGGTCTCCACCGCACCCCCGGCCACCCAGGCCGCGCTGCTGCGCCCCATCCTCGAGGGCGTCGTCGGCGACCTGCAGCTGCCCGCCGCCGTGCGCACCGTCGCCGCCGCCAACCCGCCCGACCTGGCCGCCGACGGCTGGGACCTGGCCCCGCCGGTGGCCAACCGCTTCTGCCACCTCACCTGGGAACTGGACGCCGACACCGTCCGGGAGGGCTTCACCACCGGCTGGCCGGCGGTCACCGTCCCCACCGTCGAGGACGACGCGCTGCGCGAGGCCCTCGTGCGCTCGCGCGCCCTCGTCGGCGTCTTCGTCGGAGCCAAACCCGAACTGCTCACCCAGCTGCCGCGCAGCGCCGAGGACGCCGGGCGCGCCTTCCCCACCCCCCGCTCCTGGGAGATGGCCGCCCGCCTGCACGCCCACGCCGTCGCCGCCGGGGTCAACACCACCGTCACCACGACCCTGCTGGCCGGCACCGTCGGCACCACCGCCGCGGCCATGTTCCTCAACCACCTGCGTGAACTGGACCTGCCCGACCCCGAGGCCCTGCTCGCCGACCCCGACAGCTACGTCGTCGACCGTCGCCGCACCGACCAGACCTACGCCGTGGCCGCTTCCGTGTGGGCCGCCACCGCTGCCCGCACCACCCCCGAGCGCTGGAACGCCTGCGGCGCCGTCCTGGCCGCCATCGCCGACGCCGGCAGCGCCGACATCGCCTTCAGCCACGGCCGCCGCTGGGCCGCGGCCCGCCCCACCGGCGCCCTGCCCAGCCCGCGCGTCGTGGCCGGCCTGGCCCCCATCCTGCGCGAGCTGAACCTGCTGACCCAGTCGTGA
- a CDS encoding DUF2201 family putative metallopeptidase: MNGPGDGPTDAPPDDAGARAALRLAAGRALAGERLPYLADALYAVTTVATPDVPTVAIDTRWRLYYNPVFVLTCTVDELAGAWLHEVAHPLREHATRFAALAEPADRARLFNQAADAAVNADLRTAGVRLPAVKAWYPEHVPGGSAADTAERLYRLLLQAQPTGRPRQAALTLIPDTLRAGQGPRTVVCLTREAFLGAGTTATATGPGGRPHSQPLTVRDAHGAELTLDTDHPAGPLTVRLTRGARSASATVELTTPGLRLRPDHLPRSRPAAVHLTVVGHDTTFSTGTRVHLHGPDGRALPAPTTVGDVTVVDATHLTLTLTDVPDGLHTLRVRTGEQTLTTALPVARPHLDLTPAAVPSGFAVPLTLTATTTDLPLDRSTTATVRTAGLDLTDAARATVREDPANDPQEGPPGTGALQITLTRPLPDGHHDVLVSTGEDTALAVLRVGGGGGPEGAGQGQDADADPDTDAEDTNDTDDAARRGGPGGPGPEEEQDREQDREQDWEQGQERDRDGGDCGSGAGGPRRAWERDDTGTHPAPGTDAADGAGGGGDDGSVDAGRAELLRRRTAEQVLEHARSHGSVPAGWERWAGDVLTPRVDWRRELHAVTRRAGAHVAGLRDYTYRRPSRRAAAVPGVVLPALRQPRPPRVVEVVDTSGSISDEMLAQVHAETEAVVRRCHGDGVTVIACDAAAARPQRVRTLRELTMTGGGGTDMRAGLAAAAATRPAADLVITMTDGDTPWPAAPPEQNPDARYVVLLLDGDRDTVPEWMHKIVIPEEARDPRPHR, translated from the coding sequence GTGAACGGACCCGGCGACGGACCCACCGACGCGCCCCCCGACGACGCCGGCGCCCGCGCGGCCCTGCGCCTGGCCGCCGGCCGCGCCCTGGCCGGCGAACGCCTGCCCTACCTCGCCGACGCCCTCTACGCCGTCACCACCGTCGCCACCCCCGACGTGCCCACCGTCGCCATCGACACCCGCTGGCGCCTGTACTACAACCCCGTCTTCGTCCTGACCTGCACCGTCGACGAACTCGCCGGCGCCTGGCTCCACGAGGTCGCCCACCCCCTGCGCGAGCACGCCACCCGCTTCGCCGCCCTGGCCGAACCCGCCGACCGCGCCCGCCTGTTCAACCAGGCCGCCGACGCCGCCGTCAACGCCGACCTGCGCACCGCCGGCGTCCGCCTGCCCGCCGTCAAGGCCTGGTACCCCGAGCACGTCCCCGGCGGGTCCGCCGCGGACACCGCCGAGCGGCTCTACCGCCTCCTGCTGCAGGCCCAGCCCACCGGCCGGCCCCGCCAGGCGGCCCTGACCCTGATCCCCGACACCCTGCGCGCCGGCCAGGGCCCGCGCACCGTCGTGTGCCTGACCCGCGAGGCGTTCCTCGGCGCCGGCACCACGGCCACCGCCACCGGCCCCGGCGGCCGCCCCCACTCCCAGCCGCTCACCGTCCGCGACGCCCACGGCGCCGAACTCACCCTCGACACCGACCACCCCGCCGGCCCCCTCACCGTCCGCCTCACCCGCGGGGCCCGCAGCGCCAGCGCCACCGTCGAACTGACCACCCCCGGCCTGCGGCTGCGCCCCGACCACCTGCCCCGCTCGCGCCCCGCCGCCGTCCACCTCACCGTCGTCGGCCACGACACCACCTTCAGCACCGGCACCCGCGTGCACCTGCACGGACCCGACGGCCGCGCCCTGCCGGCCCCCACCACCGTCGGCGACGTCACCGTCGTCGACGCCACCCACCTCACCCTCACCCTCACCGACGTCCCCGACGGCCTGCACACCCTGCGCGTGCGCACCGGCGAGCAGACCCTCACCACCGCCCTGCCCGTCGCCCGCCCCCACCTCGACCTCACCCCCGCCGCCGTGCCCAGCGGCTTCGCCGTCCCGCTCACCCTGACCGCCACCACCACCGACCTGCCCCTGGACCGCAGCACCACCGCCACCGTCCGCACCGCCGGCCTCGACCTCACCGACGCCGCCCGCGCCACCGTGCGCGAGGACCCCGCGAACGACCCCCAGGAGGGGCCCCCGGGCACCGGTGCCCTGCAGATCACCCTGACCCGCCCCCTCCCCGACGGCCACCACGACGTGCTCGTCAGCACCGGCGAGGACACGGCGCTCGCGGTCCTGCGCGTCGGCGGCGGCGGCGGACCCGAGGGGGCGGGACAGGGGCAGGACGCCGACGCGGACCCGGACACCGACGCCGAGGACACGAACGACACCGACGACGCCGCGCGACGGGGCGGTCCCGGCGGCCCGGGACCCGAGGAGGAGCAGGACCGGGAGCAGGACCGGGAGCAGGACTGGGAGCAGGGCCAGGAGCGGGACCGGGACGGCGGCGACTGCGGTTCGGGGGCCGGCGGCCCCCGCCGCGCCTGGGAGCGCGACGACACCGGCACCCACCCCGCGCCCGGGACGGACGCGGCGGACGGGGCAGGCGGGGGAGGCGACGACGGCAGCGTGGACGCCGGCCGCGCCGAACTCCTGCGCCGGCGCACCGCCGAGCAGGTCCTGGAGCACGCCCGCAGCCACGGCAGCGTCCCCGCCGGCTGGGAACGCTGGGCCGGTGACGTCCTGACCCCGCGGGTCGACTGGCGCCGTGAGCTGCACGCCGTCACCCGCCGCGCCGGCGCCCACGTCGCGGGCCTGCGCGACTACACCTACCGCCGCCCCTCGCGCCGGGCCGCCGCCGTCCCCGGCGTCGTCCTGCCGGCGCTGCGCCAACCCCGGCCACCGCGCGTCGTGGAGGTCGTCGACACCTCCGGGTCCATCAGCGACGAGATGCTCGCCCAGGTCCACGCCGAGACCGAGGCCGTCGTGCGCCGCTGCCACGGCGACGGGGTCACCGTCATCGCCTGCGACGCCGCCGCCGCCCGCCCCCAGCGGGTCCGGACCCTGCGCGAGCTGACCATGACCGGGGGCGGCGGCACCGACATGCGCGCCGGGCTGGCCGCCGCCGCCGCCACCCGCCCCGCCGCCGACCTCGTCATCACCATGACCGACGGCGACACCCCCTGGCCCGCCGCCCCACCGGAGCAGAACCCCGACGCGCGCTACGTCGTCCTGCTCCTGGACGGCGACCGCGACACCGTGCCCGAGTGGATGCACAAGATCGTCATCCCGGAAGAGGCCCGCGACCCCCGGCCCCACCGCTGA
- a CDS encoding ABC transporter transmembrane domain-containing protein codes for MSMDIAARNAMWRAMSAPDQRPFRPGTPRRVLAMARERGHALALFVTGSVVLAVLAVATPVLAGRAVDAVGTGDRHRVITLALLIAAVALAEAALGLAVRWLSSTLGEDLILDLRTRVYDHVQRMPVAFFTRTRTGALVSRLNNDVLGAQRAFSVTLSGIVSNVVAVALTAVVMIGISWRITALALVLLPVFLLPARRMGRSLALMARRAAQLDAAMLNQTTERFSAPGATLVKLFGRPADESAAFAAAARAVRDIGVRSAVRQSVFVTALTLVSALALAVVYGVGGVAAIAGTLDAGSIVALALLLTRLYAPLTALASARADVTSALVSFDRVFEVLDLEPLVREDPHATPVPDGPVAVEFDHVHFAYPAATDVSLASLEDVATLDPRGGTPVIRDVTFRVEPGQVIALVGSSGAGKSTLAQLLARLYDVDSGAVRIGGTDVRHLTADSLRRTVGVVTQDGHLFHESLRANLRLAHPTATDDELHDALRRARLADLVAALPEGLDTVVGERGYRFSGGERQRLTIARLLLAHPRVVVLDEATAHLDNASETAVQAALDEALEGRTALVIAHRLSTIRGADRILVLEAGRIVEHGTHTELLAADGRYAELHRLSVFTDDPQP; via the coding sequence GTGAGCATGGACATCGCCGCCCGCAACGCCATGTGGCGCGCCATGAGCGCCCCCGACCAGCGCCCCTTCCGCCCCGGCACCCCCCGCCGCGTCCTGGCCATGGCCCGCGAACGCGGCCACGCCCTCGCCCTGTTCGTCACCGGCAGCGTCGTCCTCGCCGTCCTCGCCGTCGCCACCCCCGTCCTCGCCGGCCGCGCCGTCGACGCCGTCGGCACCGGCGACCGCCACCGCGTCATCACCCTCGCCCTGCTCATCGCCGCCGTCGCCCTCGCCGAAGCCGCCCTCGGCCTCGCCGTCCGCTGGCTGTCCTCCACCCTCGGCGAAGACCTCATCCTCGACCTGCGCACCCGCGTCTACGACCACGTCCAGCGCATGCCCGTCGCCTTCTTCACCCGCACCCGCACCGGCGCCCTCGTCAGCCGCCTCAACAACGACGTCCTCGGCGCCCAACGCGCCTTCTCCGTCACCCTGTCCGGCATCGTCAGCAACGTCGTCGCCGTCGCCCTCACCGCCGTCGTCATGATCGGCATCTCCTGGCGCATCACCGCCCTCGCCCTCGTCCTGCTCCCCGTCTTCCTCCTGCCCGCCCGCCGCATGGGCCGCAGCCTCGCCCTCATGGCCCGCCGCGCCGCCCAGCTCGACGCCGCCATGCTCAACCAGACCACCGAACGCTTCTCCGCCCCCGGTGCCACCCTCGTCAAGCTCTTCGGCCGCCCCGCCGACGAGTCCGCCGCCTTCGCCGCCGCCGCCCGCGCCGTCCGCGACATCGGCGTCCGCTCCGCCGTGCGCCAGTCCGTCTTCGTCACCGCCCTCACCCTCGTCTCCGCCCTCGCCCTCGCCGTCGTCTACGGCGTCGGGGGAGTGGCCGCCATCGCCGGCACCCTCGACGCCGGCAGCATCGTCGCCCTCGCCCTCCTGCTCACCCGCCTCTACGCACCCCTCACCGCCCTCGCCTCCGCCCGCGCCGACGTCACCAGCGCCCTCGTCAGCTTCGACCGCGTCTTCGAGGTCCTCGACCTCGAACCCCTCGTCCGCGAAGACCCCCACGCCACCCCCGTCCCCGACGGCCCCGTCGCCGTCGAGTTCGACCACGTCCACTTCGCCTACCCCGCCGCCACCGACGTCTCCCTGGCCTCCCTCGAAGACGTCGCCACCCTCGACCCCCGCGGCGGCACCCCCGTCATCCGCGACGTCACCTTCCGCGTCGAACCCGGCCAGGTCATCGCCCTCGTCGGCTCCTCCGGCGCCGGCAAGTCCACCCTCGCCCAGCTCCTCGCCCGCCTCTACGACGTCGACTCCGGCGCCGTCCGCATCGGCGGCACCGACGTCCGCCACCTCACCGCCGACTCCCTGCGCCGCACCGTCGGCGTCGTCACCCAGGACGGGCACCTCTTCCACGAGTCCCTGCGCGCCAACCTGCGCCTGGCCCACCCCACCGCCACCGACGACGAACTCCACGACGCCCTGCGCCGCGCCCGCCTCGCCGACCTCGTCGCCGCCCTGCCCGAAGGCCTCGACACCGTCGTCGGCGAACGCGGCTACCGCTTCTCCGGCGGCGAACGCCAACGCCTCACCATCGCCCGCCTCCTGCTCGCCCACCCCCGCGTCGTCGTCCTCGACGAAGCCACCGCCCACCTCGACAACGCCTCCGAGACCGCCGTCCAGGCCGCCCTCGACGAAGCCCTCGAAGGCCGCACCGCCCTCGTCATCGCCCACCGCCTGTCCACCATCCGCGGCGCCGACCGGATCCTCGTCCTCGAAGCCGGCCGCATCGTCGAGCACGGCACCCACACCGAGCTCCTCGCCGCCGACGGCCGCTACGCCGAACTGCACCGCCTCAGCGTCTTCACCGACGACCCCCAGCCCTGA
- a CDS encoding MarR family winged helix-turn-helix transcriptional regulator — MSEDGPDGRTRAAVDAWESVFRLQATMLRRFAAQDVWGGLSVREYDVLYTLARCGGRSRLGELSEDAYLPQPSLSRLVDRLAAQGLLTREPDPRDGRGVVVVLTPEGAARQREIGGRHAAGIAREFAGLSAQELTELTRLCAKLLPG, encoded by the coding sequence GTGTCTGAGGACGGTCCCGACGGCCGCACCCGTGCGGCCGTCGACGCCTGGGAGTCGGTGTTCCGGCTCCAGGCGACGATGCTGCGCCGGTTCGCGGCCCAGGACGTCTGGGGCGGGCTCAGCGTGCGCGAGTACGACGTGCTCTACACGCTGGCCCGCTGCGGGGGCCGGTCCCGGCTCGGAGAGCTCAGCGAGGACGCGTACCTGCCGCAGCCGTCCCTTAGCCGGCTGGTCGACCGGCTCGCGGCGCAGGGGCTGCTGACCCGCGAACCCGACCCGCGCGACGGCCGGGGCGTCGTCGTCGTGCTCACCCCCGAGGGTGCGGCCCGCCAGCGCGAGATCGGCGGCCGGCACGCCGCCGGGATCGCCCGCGAGTTCGCGGGGCTGTCCGCGCAGGAGCTGACCGAGCTCACACGTCTGTGCGCGAAGCTCCTGCCAGGGTGA
- a CDS encoding CE1758 family FMN-dependent luciferase-like monooxygenase produces the protein MQFGIFSVGDITPDPTTGRAPSEHERIKALVTMAEHAEQVGLDVFAVGEHHNPPFVPSAMTTLLGWIAARTTRLTVSTSIAHITTNDPVRMAEDYAMLQHLSDGRVDLVLGRGNDGRLYPWFGQDPRRGVELTVENYQLLRRLWDEEVVDWEGEFRTPLQGFTSTPRPLDGVPPFVWHGSIRTPQVAEIAAYFGDGYFANNIFWPKEHYIRLIDLYRERYAHYGHGTPEQAIVGLGGQVFMAKNSQDAVREFRPYFDNAPVYGHGPSLEEFTRQTPLTVGTPEQVVEKTLTFQEFFGDYQRQMFLMDHAGLPLKTVLEQLDLLGEHVVPVLRREFEARRAAGVPSDPPSHAARVAARAASTETRV, from the coding sequence TGCAGTTCGGGATCTTCAGCGTCGGCGACATCACCCCCGACCCCACCACCGGTCGCGCGCCGAGCGAGCACGAGCGCATCAAGGCGCTCGTGACCATGGCCGAGCACGCCGAGCAGGTCGGCCTGGACGTCTTCGCGGTCGGTGAGCACCACAACCCGCCCTTCGTGCCGTCGGCCATGACCACCCTGCTGGGCTGGATCGCGGCCCGCACCACCCGGCTGACCGTCTCGACGTCCATCGCGCACATCACCACCAACGACCCGGTGCGGATGGCCGAGGACTACGCGATGCTCCAGCACCTCAGCGACGGGCGCGTCGACCTCGTCCTCGGACGCGGCAACGACGGCCGGCTCTACCCCTGGTTCGGCCAGGACCCCCGCCGCGGCGTCGAGCTGACGGTGGAGAACTACCAGCTGCTGCGCCGCCTGTGGGACGAGGAGGTCGTCGACTGGGAGGGCGAGTTCCGCACCCCGCTGCAGGGCTTCACCTCCACCCCGCGCCCCCTGGACGGCGTGCCGCCCTTCGTCTGGCACGGGTCGATCCGCACGCCGCAGGTCGCCGAGATCGCCGCCTACTTCGGCGACGGGTACTTCGCGAACAACATCTTCTGGCCCAAGGAGCACTACATCCGGCTCATCGACCTCTACCGCGAGCGCTACGCCCACTACGGGCACGGCACGCCGGAGCAGGCGATCGTCGGTCTCGGCGGGCAGGTGTTCATGGCGAAGAACTCCCAGGACGCGGTCCGGGAGTTCCGCCCGTACTTCGACAACGCCCCCGTCTACGGTCACGGGCCCTCGCTGGAGGAGTTCACCCGCCAGACCCCGCTGACCGTCGGCACCCCCGAGCAGGTCGTCGAGAAGACGCTGACCTTCCAGGAGTTCTTCGGCGACTACCAGCGGCAGATGTTCCTGATGGACCACGCCGGGCTGCCGCTGAAGACCGTGCTGGAGCAGCTCGACCTCCTCGGTGAGCACGTCGTCCCGGTGCTGCGCAGGGAGTTCGAGGCCCGCCGGGCCGCGGGGGTGCCCAGCGACCCGCCCTCGCACGCCGCGCGGGTGGCCGCCCGGGCCGCTTCGACCGAGACCCGTGTCTGA